Proteins encoded in a region of the Pseudomonas denitrificans (nom. rej.) genome:
- a CDS encoding MarR family winged helix-turn-helix transcriptional regulator, whose amino-acid sequence MTQQDPTCEALKLDNQLCFALYSTSLQMTKVYKPLLQELGLTYPQYIAMLVLWEEDGITVGEISSRMLTDPGSLTPLLKRLEAEGLITRTRSQADERVVQLRLTDKGRELRRQAESIPACILASSGLTLDSLKRLQEELVDLRGHLQAP is encoded by the coding sequence ATGACCCAGCAAGACCCGACCTGCGAAGCCCTCAAGCTGGATAACCAGCTGTGCTTCGCCCTCTACTCCACCTCCCTGCAGATGACCAAGGTCTACAAGCCTCTGCTGCAGGAGCTGGGCCTCACCTACCCGCAGTACATCGCCATGCTGGTGCTGTGGGAAGAAGACGGCATCACCGTGGGCGAGATCAGCTCGCGCATGCTCACCGACCCTGGCTCCCTCACGCCCCTGCTCAAGCGCCTCGAGGCCGAGGGCCTGATCACCCGCACCCGCAGTCAGGCGGACGAACGCGTGGTACAGCTGCGCCTGACCGACAAGGGCCGTGAGCTGCGCCGACAGGCGGAGAGCATTCCGGCCTGCATCCTGGCCAGCAGCGGTCTAACGTTGGACAGTCTGAAGCGCCTCCAGGAGGAGCTCGTGGACCTGCGCGGACACTTGCAAGCCCCGTAA
- a CDS encoding organic hydroperoxide resistance protein yields the protein MQTIKALYTATATATGGRDGRAISSDGILDVKLSTPRELGGAGGEATNPEQLFAAGYSACFIGAIKFVASQSKKQIPADASITGKVGIGQIPGGFGLEVELNINLPGLDQAEAEELVAKAHQVCPYSNATRGNIDVRLNVSV from the coding sequence ATGCAAACCATCAAAGCCCTCTACACCGCCACCGCTACCGCCACCGGAGGCCGTGATGGCCGCGCCATCTCCTCGGACGGCATCCTCGACGTGAAACTGTCCACTCCGCGTGAACTGGGCGGCGCGGGCGGCGAAGCCACCAACCCGGAACAGCTGTTCGCCGCTGGCTACTCGGCCTGCTTCATTGGCGCCATCAAGTTCGTCGCCAGCCAGAGCAAGAAGCAGATCCCGGCAGACGCCTCGATCACCGGCAAGGTCGGCATCGGCCAGATCCCCGGCGGTTTCGGCCTGGAAGTGGAACTGAACATCAACCTGCCGGGCCTGGACCAGGCCGAGGCCGAAGAGCTGGTCGCCAAGGCCCACCAGGTCTGCCCCTACTCCAACGCCACCCGCGGCAACATCGACGTGCGCCTGAACGTCAGCGTGTGA
- the efp gene encoding elongation factor P: MKTAQEFRAGQVANINGAPWVIQKAEFNKSGRNSAVVKMKLKNLLTGAGTETVFKADDKLEPIILDRKEVTYSYFADPLYVFMDTEFNQYEIEKGDLEGVLTFIEDGMTDVCEAVFYNEKVISVELPTTIVREIVYTEPAVRGDTSGKVMKTARLKNGAEVQVSAFCEIGDSIEIDTRTGEYKSRVKA; encoded by the coding sequence ATGAAAACCGCACAAGAGTTCCGCGCTGGCCAGGTTGCCAACATCAATGGCGCCCCCTGGGTCATCCAGAAGGCCGAGTTCAACAAGTCCGGCCGTAACTCCGCGGTCGTCAAGATGAAGCTGAAGAACCTGCTGACCGGTGCTGGCACCGAGACCGTGTTCAAGGCCGACGACAAGCTGGAGCCGATCATCCTCGATCGCAAGGAAGTAACCTACTCTTACTTCGCGGACCCGCTGTATGTCTTCATGGACACCGAGTTCAACCAGTACGAGATCGAGAAAGGCGACCTGGAAGGCGTGCTGACCTTCATCGAAGACGGCATGACCGACGTCTGCGAAGCCGTCTTCTACAACGAGAAAGTCATCTCCGTTGAACTGCCGACCACCATCGTTCGCGAAATCGTCTACACCGAGCCGGCTGTCCGTGGCGACACCTCCGGTAAAGTGATGAAGACCGCTCGCCTGAAGAACGGTGCTGAAGTCCAGGTTTCCGCCTTCTGCGAAATCGGCGACTCGATCGAAATCGATACCCGCACTGGCGAGTACAAGTCCCGCGTCAAGGCCTGA